A single Panthera tigris isolate Pti1 chromosome A3, P.tigris_Pti1_mat1.1, whole genome shotgun sequence DNA region contains:
- the CEP68 gene encoding centrosomal protein of 68 kDa isoform X2 — MALGEEKAEVEAPADTKALSYGQWSCREQEVDTPGLTSGEQEQPPHLEAEGGLASPVWGTERLPAPACCDRAGPSPSGAYQPQANNTRREPVAGRSQPALGCLLPSAGPGTGDLLHSVESQMEETRLSASEELPQTLTVPRATGLCSGHDADTEDDPSPVESPRALDLSQQPHSSGFPFPTRWRSVVSQGTAVPQFSSRSVSASSPGSSLQGHQEKAEPQSCSIAKVSSSLELAMPHSAPSVGSVPRLQWSPQPASSGVDAPGLGRRRLSFQAEYWACVLPDSLPPSPDRHSPLWNPNKEYEDLLDYTYPLRPKPHLPKHLDSHMLADPVLQDSGVDLDSFSVSPASTLKSPTNGSQNCPSAEASALPFSRPGEPSLRRWSSGIPQKQGSVGLASCNQLTSTPRAPGGRDAPWESREPAPRGAKDWLPMGKHPEAGSPQRRTWERGWPLPRTDREKGASQGVWHPACTESGWKPEEEVESDDEYLALPARLTQVSSLVSHLGSIPTLVTLPTGAAEGQTSLDVSDSDGPASLPSDSSQSQLPSEAALRGSRGPEGQNHRLLCSFIHARGSAGEGGLGNSQALGVSSGPLRAHSSLPAVWDRHAFLDLDAAGQPPGKGEPGKESLVQCVKTFCCQLEELIRWLYNIADVTDHLIPSKSNLTGLKSSLQLYRQFKKDIDEHQSLTESVLQKGEILLQCLLDNTPVLKDVLGRISKQPSELESHADRLYDAILASLDMLAGCTLIPDNTPVAHRSTDVKGISLASSKAEM, encoded by the exons ATGGCTTTGGGAGAAGAAAAGGCGGAGGTGGAGGCCCCCGCAGACACCAAGGCCCTGTCCTATGGGCAGTGGAGCTGCAGGGAGCAGGAAGTGGACACCCCAGGGCTCACGAGTGGGGAGCAGGAGCAGCCACCACACCTGGAAGCTGAGGGAGGGCTTGCATCCCCGGTGTGGGGAACAGAGAGGCTACCTGCCCCTGCCTGCTGTGACAGGGCTGGCCCCAGCCCCTCTGGAGCCTACCAGCCACAGGCCAACAACACCAGAAGGGAGCCAGTAGCTGGTAGATCTCAGCCTGCTCTTGGTTGCCTGCTTCCTTCTGCTGGCCCGGGGACTGGAGACCTTTTGCACTCTGTGGAAAGCCAG ATGGAGGAGACCAGGCTTTCTGCCTCAGAGGAGCTACCTCAGACTCTTACTGTTCCCAGAGCCACAGGTCTCTGCTCAGGACATGATGCTGATACTGAAGATGACCCGTCCCCAGTTGAGTCGCCACGGGCGCTGGACCTCAGCCAGCAGCCTCACAGCTCAGGTTTCCCTTTCCCGACAAGATGGAGGTCTGTGGTGAGCCAAGGGACGGCTGTTCCTCAGTTCTCCAGCCGCAgcgtctctgcctcctccccggGCAGCAGTCTCCAGGGTCACCAGGAGAAGGCGGAACCTCAGAGTTGCTCCATTGCCAAGGTCTCATCCTCCCTGGAGCTGGCCATGCCCCACTCAGCCCCCTCTGTGGGGTCAGTGCCACGGCTCCAGTGGTCACCACAGCCTGCGTCCTCTGGGGTTGATGCtcctgggctggggaggaggcgccTCTCCTTCCAGGCCGAGTACTGGGCCTGTGTGCTTCCAGACTCCTTACCTCCTTCCCCCGACCGCCACTCCCCACTCTGGAACCCGAATAAAGAGTACGAAGACCTGCTGGACTATACTTACCCACTCAGGCCCAAGCCTCACCTCCCAAAGCACCTTGACAGCCACATGCTGGCTGACCCTGTGCTGCAGGACTCAGGTGTAGACCTGGATAGCTTTTCTGTTTCCCCCGCGAGCACCCTGAAGTCACCCACTAATGGCTCCCAGAATTGCCCATCAGCAGAGGCCTCTGCCCTGCCATTCTCTAGGCCCGGAGAGCCAAGCCTTAGGCGGTGGTCCTCTGGCATACCCCAGAAGCAGGGCAGTGTGGGGTTGGCGTCTTGTAACCAGCTCACATCTACCCCCAGAGCCCCGGGCGGTAGGGATGCTCCTtgggagagcagagagccagCCCCGAGGGGTGCGAAGGACTGGCTACCCATGGGCAAGCACCCTGAGGCGGGCTCTCCCCAGCGGAGGACATGGGAGAGAGGGTGGCCCTTGCccaggacagacagagagaagggagccagCCAGGGTGTCTGGCACCCTGCCTGCACAGAATCTGGATGGAAACCAGAAGAGGAGGTGGAAAGTGATGACGAGTATCTCGCCCTGCCCGCTCGGCTGACGCAGGTTTCTAGTTTAGTTTCACATCTAGGTTCCATCCCCACCTTGGTAACCCTGCCCACGGGGGCTGCCGAAGGGCAGACCTCCCTCGACGTGTCAGACAGCGATGGGCCAGCTTCCCTCCCGTCGGACTCTAGCCAAAGCCAGCTTCCTTCTGAGGCTGCCCTCAGAGGGTCCAGGGGCCCTGAGGGCCAGAACCACCGTTTGCTCTGCTCCTTCATCCATGCAAGGGGCTCTGCAGGGGAAGGCGGTCTGGGGAACAGCCAGGCCCTGGGAGTCTCCTCTGGACCCCTGAGAGCACACTCTTCTTTGCCAGCTGTGTGGGATCGGCATGCGTTCTTAGACCTAGATGCTGCAGGGCAGCCTCCTGGGAAAGGAGAGCCCGGAAAAGAATCACTCGTGCAGTGTGTGAAG ACATTCTGCTGTCAGCTGGAAGAGCTGATCCGCTGGCTGTATAACATAGCAGATGTTACCGACCACCTGATTCCATCCAAGTCCAATCTTACAGGTCTCAAGTCTTCTCTGCAGCTTTACCGG CAATTTAAGAAAGATATAGATGAACACCAGTCCCTGACTGAGAGTGTCTTACAGAAAGGGGAGATTCTTCTTCAGTGCCTGTTGGATAACACCCCAG TGTTAAAGGATGTCCTCGGGAGGATCTCGAAGCAGCCCAGTGAGCTGGAGAGCCATGCAGATCGCCTGTATGATGCCATCTTAGCTTCCCTGGACATGCTGGCCGGCTGCACCCTCATCCCTGACAACACGCCAGTGGCGCACAGGAGCACCGACGTGAAGGGGATTAGTCTG gcATCTTCTAAGGCAGAGATGTAA
- the CEP68 gene encoding centrosomal protein of 68 kDa isoform X1, which translates to MALGEEKAEVEAPADTKALSYGQWSCREQEVDTPGLTSGEQEQPPHLEAEGGLASPVWGTERLPAPACCDRAGPSPSGAYQPQANNTRREPVAGRSQPALGCLLPSAGPGTGDLLHSVESQMEETRLSASEELPQTLTVPRATGLCSGHDADTEDDPSPVESPRALDLSQQPHSSGFPFPTRWRSVVSQGTAVPQFSSRSVSASSPGSSLQGHQEKAEPQSCSIAKVSSSLELAMPHSAPSVGSVPRLQWSPQPASSGVDAPGLGRRRLSFQAEYWACVLPDSLPPSPDRHSPLWNPNKEYEDLLDYTYPLRPKPHLPKHLDSHMLADPVLQDSGVDLDSFSVSPASTLKSPTNGSQNCPSAEASALPFSRPGEPSLRRWSSGIPQKQGSVGLASCNQLTSTPRAPGGRDAPWESREPAPRGAKDWLPMGKHPEAGSPQRRTWERGWPLPRTDREKGASQGVWHPACTESGWKPEEEVESDDEYLALPARLTQVSSLVSHLGSIPTLVTLPTGAAEGQTSLDVSDSDGPASLPSDSSQSQLPSEAALRGSRGPEGQNHRLLCSFIHARGSAGEGGLGNSQALGVSSGPLRAHSSLPAVWDRHAFLDLDAAGQPPGKGEPGKESLVQCVKTFCCQLEELIRWLYNIADVTDHLIPSKSNLTGLKSSLQLYRQFKKDIDEHQSLTESVLQKGEILLQCLLDNTPVLKDVLGRISKQPSELESHADRLYDAILASLDMLAGCTLIPDNTPVAHRSTDVKGISLVSRQPERRKRVHWTPVPGEGTELLL; encoded by the exons ATGGCTTTGGGAGAAGAAAAGGCGGAGGTGGAGGCCCCCGCAGACACCAAGGCCCTGTCCTATGGGCAGTGGAGCTGCAGGGAGCAGGAAGTGGACACCCCAGGGCTCACGAGTGGGGAGCAGGAGCAGCCACCACACCTGGAAGCTGAGGGAGGGCTTGCATCCCCGGTGTGGGGAACAGAGAGGCTACCTGCCCCTGCCTGCTGTGACAGGGCTGGCCCCAGCCCCTCTGGAGCCTACCAGCCACAGGCCAACAACACCAGAAGGGAGCCAGTAGCTGGTAGATCTCAGCCTGCTCTTGGTTGCCTGCTTCCTTCTGCTGGCCCGGGGACTGGAGACCTTTTGCACTCTGTGGAAAGCCAG ATGGAGGAGACCAGGCTTTCTGCCTCAGAGGAGCTACCTCAGACTCTTACTGTTCCCAGAGCCACAGGTCTCTGCTCAGGACATGATGCTGATACTGAAGATGACCCGTCCCCAGTTGAGTCGCCACGGGCGCTGGACCTCAGCCAGCAGCCTCACAGCTCAGGTTTCCCTTTCCCGACAAGATGGAGGTCTGTGGTGAGCCAAGGGACGGCTGTTCCTCAGTTCTCCAGCCGCAgcgtctctgcctcctccccggGCAGCAGTCTCCAGGGTCACCAGGAGAAGGCGGAACCTCAGAGTTGCTCCATTGCCAAGGTCTCATCCTCCCTGGAGCTGGCCATGCCCCACTCAGCCCCCTCTGTGGGGTCAGTGCCACGGCTCCAGTGGTCACCACAGCCTGCGTCCTCTGGGGTTGATGCtcctgggctggggaggaggcgccTCTCCTTCCAGGCCGAGTACTGGGCCTGTGTGCTTCCAGACTCCTTACCTCCTTCCCCCGACCGCCACTCCCCACTCTGGAACCCGAATAAAGAGTACGAAGACCTGCTGGACTATACTTACCCACTCAGGCCCAAGCCTCACCTCCCAAAGCACCTTGACAGCCACATGCTGGCTGACCCTGTGCTGCAGGACTCAGGTGTAGACCTGGATAGCTTTTCTGTTTCCCCCGCGAGCACCCTGAAGTCACCCACTAATGGCTCCCAGAATTGCCCATCAGCAGAGGCCTCTGCCCTGCCATTCTCTAGGCCCGGAGAGCCAAGCCTTAGGCGGTGGTCCTCTGGCATACCCCAGAAGCAGGGCAGTGTGGGGTTGGCGTCTTGTAACCAGCTCACATCTACCCCCAGAGCCCCGGGCGGTAGGGATGCTCCTtgggagagcagagagccagCCCCGAGGGGTGCGAAGGACTGGCTACCCATGGGCAAGCACCCTGAGGCGGGCTCTCCCCAGCGGAGGACATGGGAGAGAGGGTGGCCCTTGCccaggacagacagagagaagggagccagCCAGGGTGTCTGGCACCCTGCCTGCACAGAATCTGGATGGAAACCAGAAGAGGAGGTGGAAAGTGATGACGAGTATCTCGCCCTGCCCGCTCGGCTGACGCAGGTTTCTAGTTTAGTTTCACATCTAGGTTCCATCCCCACCTTGGTAACCCTGCCCACGGGGGCTGCCGAAGGGCAGACCTCCCTCGACGTGTCAGACAGCGATGGGCCAGCTTCCCTCCCGTCGGACTCTAGCCAAAGCCAGCTTCCTTCTGAGGCTGCCCTCAGAGGGTCCAGGGGCCCTGAGGGCCAGAACCACCGTTTGCTCTGCTCCTTCATCCATGCAAGGGGCTCTGCAGGGGAAGGCGGTCTGGGGAACAGCCAGGCCCTGGGAGTCTCCTCTGGACCCCTGAGAGCACACTCTTCTTTGCCAGCTGTGTGGGATCGGCATGCGTTCTTAGACCTAGATGCTGCAGGGCAGCCTCCTGGGAAAGGAGAGCCCGGAAAAGAATCACTCGTGCAGTGTGTGAAG ACATTCTGCTGTCAGCTGGAAGAGCTGATCCGCTGGCTGTATAACATAGCAGATGTTACCGACCACCTGATTCCATCCAAGTCCAATCTTACAGGTCTCAAGTCTTCTCTGCAGCTTTACCGG CAATTTAAGAAAGATATAGATGAACACCAGTCCCTGACTGAGAGTGTCTTACAGAAAGGGGAGATTCTTCTTCAGTGCCTGTTGGATAACACCCCAG TGTTAAAGGATGTCCTCGGGAGGATCTCGAAGCAGCCCAGTGAGCTGGAGAGCCATGCAGATCGCCTGTATGATGCCATCTTAGCTTCCCTGGACATGCTGGCCGGCTGCACCCTCATCCCTGACAACACGCCAGTGGCGCACAGGAGCACCGACGTGAAGGGGATTAGTCTGGTGAGTAGGCAACCCGAGAGAAGAAAACGTGTCCACTGGACCCCAGTGCCAGGTGAGGGTACAGAGCTCCTGCTCTAA